CGTCTCCAGTGAGGTGGCATGTTTGGACGTCGGGTCATTGTGGGATTGCTTGTGCTGCTGAACGCCTATCTTCTCCTCGGTTTGATATGGGGAGAACGGGGCGTTGTATCGTATTGGGATCTGAAGAGCCGCTACCAGCTTCTCCGTTCCGAAGTGCAGAACCTGGAGACCCATAGCCGGGATTTGAGTCGTGATATCCTGCGGCTTGAATCCGATGCGGATTACCAGGAACGTATGATTCGGGAGCGAATGAACTATGTTCGCGATTCCGAAATTCTTTATGTGTTCCCGGAGAGTGAAACCAAGCCTGGAGACGGTCTGGATGCAGCAAAAAATTGAGTGGTTCCAAGAGGTTCTCAGTCTTGAACCCGGTTCGCGGGTGTTTTTCCCACTGGCGAAGCTTTTTGTGCAGGTCGGAGACCGGGAAAACGCTGTCGTTACATTGACAACAGGGTTGGAGCGGCATCCGGAATACCTGGAAGCCCGGATTTTGTTGGTTCAGGTGCTCTCCGATCTGGAGCGAACCGAGGAGGCTTTGGAACACGCCTCCCGTATAGTGGACGCGCTGAGCGCCTATCCCGCGTTTTGGAAGATATGGGCCCAGGGGCAGTCCGACGAAAAACGGGACTTCGGTGTGTTTCTCATGTTGGTTGCTTCCTGGCTACAGGGACGTCCGGTTCATTGGACCGACATCATGCTGGAAGGCGTTAACTCGCTTTCCGAGCGTCTTGTCGGGCCGTTGCCTCAATCCAAGCCGCAGGCGGAGCCGAAGGCGTCCACTCCAGGCGAATCCTCTTCGGATTCCATGTTTCCGTCTTTTGAAGAAGAAGGACTGCAACGGAGCGTTCCAGCGGCTGGCGGCCTTCGGACCAGAACAATGGCGGATTTGCTGGCTGCTCAGGGTGACTACCAGGGCGCTTTGGACATTTTTCAAGATTTGTTGGGTCGCGCCGAGGGGGACGAGCGTGAATTGTTGATGCGTCGCGTGCAGGCGATGGAGGCGGAGTTGACGCACCAGCAAACCGCTCCGCCGGCGGAAGACGCTGTTGAAGAGGACGTTTTCAGTCAGCATGCCAAGAATCGTTTGATCGGTGCCTTGGAAACGCTTGCAGCCAGGTTTGAGGCCAGGGTGCGGCATGATGACGCGGGACAGTGATTGTCTGCGGATGGTTCCTGGTGCCTTGTTGTACGATCTTTTTTTTGTCGTGATTTGAACTATACCGGACGTGCCGGAAAATATTTTTTTGAGCATTGGAGAACCAGTTTCCCCCGAGATGCCTGTCGTTTTCACGATGGAGCATATCGGGAGTTGAGTCCTTGCCAAAAGAATCTTCCTGGCGGGTTCGTCAACTCTTGTCGAGGCGGTTGGAATTGAGCCTGAGATATCTTTTCGCAGTATTGCTTGCGGTGATGCTTGTATCCGCCTGCTCTACGTTGCAGGACAGTTGGGAAGGCACCAAAGAGATGGCCCAGGGGGTGGGGGAATTCGTGAACCCTGACCCGGAGGTCGATTTCAATGCCTATGAATTCGAAAATCCTAATCAGGAAAAACTTGCCCGGCTGATGACGCCGGTGGACGGTCCGCTCAAATCCTTGATCCGCTATGTGTCGGACCGGGATTCCTACCCTGATGAAAAGTGGATCGACCTGCTGTTTCTTCGCTATCCATGGATTCATAGCCTGATCGTGGTGAATGAAGAGGGGTGGATGCTCGACCGTCTTCCGGACGCCCCGTTGAAGCGCATTACCGAGCCGTTGGTTTATGAAGCCAACTGGCGGGAAACCTTTCTTCAAACCGTCGTGGACTATCCAGAATTGGGACCGGAGCTGTACATCGGTACACCGTTTTTCAAGGATGCCGATTTTGCGGGCCTGATATTGGTCAGTGTGGATCCGCGTACACTGCTTGATTTTTGTCCCAAACCCGAGGAGTTGGTCATGCTGCAACCGGGCGGAGCCGCCTGGAGCATGAATCGTGACCGGGAATTGGCTCCCCTGGAGGCATTACCCTGGGATGAAATCCTGGAGGACGACGTTCTCGGCACCGTGGATGCTGATGGGCAATGCTATACATGGCTGGTCCGCTATGTGGGGAGTGATCCCTATGTCTACGCAA
The sequence above is drawn from the Paucidesulfovibrio gracilis DSM 16080 genome and encodes:
- a CDS encoding FtsB family cell division protein, translating into MFGRRVIVGLLVLLNAYLLLGLIWGERGVVSYWDLKSRYQLLRSEVQNLETHSRDLSRDILRLESDADYQERMIRERMNYVRDSEILYVFPESETKPGDGLDAAKN
- a CDS encoding tetratricopeptide repeat protein: MQQKIEWFQEVLSLEPGSRVFFPLAKLFVQVGDRENAVVTLTTGLERHPEYLEARILLVQVLSDLERTEEALEHASRIVDALSAYPAFWKIWAQGQSDEKRDFGVFLMLVASWLQGRPVHWTDIMLEGVNSLSERLVGPLPQSKPQAEPKASTPGESSSDSMFPSFEEEGLQRSVPAAGGLRTRTMADLLAAQGDYQGALDIFQDLLGRAEGDERELLMRRVQAMEAELTHQQTAPPAEDAVEEDVFSQHAKNRLIGALETLAARFEARVRHDDAGQ